A single genomic interval of Desulfovibrio sp. TomC harbors:
- a CDS encoding cytochrome b has product MHRAADVESYAPAQKFLHWTTAALVLALLISGWTLTSGLLSPGQALDSFFGVHKSMGIVVLILTLWRLSVRAAHPAPALPATLRPWEIAVVGLVHGLLYVLLILQPLSGWMVYTLSTHKSLFFGLFRIPDLPFAADLGITAGQLPFLEELHGTLAGILAVTVLLHIGAAFKHHFVVRDDVLLRMSPARLVPFLQALRAKR; this is encoded by the coding sequence ATGCACCGAGCCGCCGACGTGGAATCCTATGCTCCAGCCCAAAAATTTCTCCATTGGACAACGGCTGCGCTTGTCCTTGCACTGTTGATTTCCGGTTGGACGCTGACAAGCGGCTTGCTGTCCCCGGGACAAGCCCTCGATAGCTTCTTTGGTGTGCATAAATCGATGGGGATCGTGGTGTTGATCCTGACGCTGTGGCGACTCTCCGTGCGCGCCGCGCACCCTGCCCCAGCCTTGCCGGCCACCCTGCGTCCCTGGGAAATCGCCGTTGTCGGCCTTGTCCACGGGCTGCTCTATGTCCTGCTTATTCTGCAACCCCTGTCCGGCTGGATGGTCTACACGCTTTCCACGCACAAAAGCCTTTTTTTCGGGCTCTTTCGGATCCCTGATCTGCCCTTTGCGGCAGACTTGGGGATCACGGCCGGGCAGCTCCCCTTCCTGGAAGAGCTTCACGGGACCTTGGCCGGCATCCTGGCCGTGACGGTGCTCCTGCATATCGGCGCGGCGTTTAAGCACCACTTTGTCGTGCGAGACGATGTCCTGCTGCGCATGTCCCCCGCGCGGCTCGTGCCGTTTCTCCAGGCACTTCGCGCCAAACGGTAA
- a CDS encoding glycosyltransferase has translation MSFRHCIITRFNVHINRAVFDFRLSPSWLSERFELFRAFCLPSLQRQECQDFTWLVLFDEKTPAPFRRIVKALEGYTNFVPLYCGAFETIMPQVRRTLADLFPDTDYFLTTRLDNDDALSEKFVGTLHKVVAGLMASKELPESELYINFPNGLQYCKGTVYDFRDVTNAFVSLLERNRPPHTVFWVDHPAIYDKAPVAQIETRPIFLQTIHERNVYNYIRGEALENTDILREFNLAL, from the coding sequence ATGTCTTTTAGGCATTGCATCATCACGCGCTTTAATGTGCACATCAATCGTGCGGTCTTTGATTTTCGGCTCAGTCCGTCCTGGCTGTCCGAACGCTTCGAGTTGTTTCGCGCCTTCTGTCTGCCGTCGCTGCAGCGGCAGGAGTGCCAGGACTTTACCTGGCTGGTCCTTTTTGACGAAAAAACCCCGGCTCCCTTTCGGCGCATCGTAAAGGCCCTTGAGGGGTACACGAATTTTGTGCCGCTTTATTGCGGTGCTTTCGAGACCATCATGCCGCAGGTGCGCCGCACGCTCGCCGACCTGTTCCCCGACACGGACTATTTTCTGACCACGCGCCTGGACAACGACGACGCCCTGTCCGAGAAATTCGTAGGCACGCTGCACAAGGTGGTCGCCGGGCTCATGGCCTCCAAGGAGTTGCCGGAATCGGAACTGTACATAAACTTTCCAAACGGACTGCAATATTGCAAGGGGACCGTGTACGATTTTCGTGACGTGACCAATGCCTTTGTCAGTCTTCTGGAACGAAACAGGCCGCCCCACACGGTTTTTTGGGTCGATCATCCGGCCATCTACGACAAAGCGCCCGTAGCCCAGATTGAGACCAGGCCGATATTTCTGCAAACCATCCACGAGAGAAACGTCTATAATTATATTCGTGGCGAGGCCTTGGAGAATACTGACATTTTAAGAGAATTCAACTTGGCTTTGTAG
- a CDS encoding TylF/MycF/NovP-related O-methyltransferase, translating into MSTSLPHSPDSSPSRPLPDDAKTAFLIERLLRLAGRGLGASAAVTALLGDVVDTLRILEEAGRLDQAGALAAAAKNLRTATRDLDLVRAKIFAGLGNPLAAKEALKEELRYFPDNEPARAMLAALEAGMPGGIPELDPDLAAILPIIQPYTMVGLPRLASLFYLAKRACQRDIPGDFAECGVAAGGTSALLAYAIKQYSQRPRRLYCFDTFSGMPDPSPQDLHAGQEANATGWGAGTCAAPEASLREVCRRLGVEDLIAPFPGLFKDTLPVVAPTMTGLALLHMDGDWYESTRDILVNLYDLVAADALIQVDDYGYWEGCDQALAEFFAKRQEHMALRRIPGGVGAVLAKSGTKRSGS; encoded by the coding sequence ATGTCCACGTCTTTGCCGCATTCGCCGGACAGCAGTCCTTCCCGGCCCCTGCCGGATGACGCCAAAACAGCCTTCCTGATCGAACGGTTGCTTCGCTTGGCCGGCCGAGGGCTCGGCGCGTCTGCGGCGGTCACCGCCCTGCTCGGGGATGTGGTCGATACCCTGCGCATTTTGGAAGAAGCCGGACGGCTCGATCAGGCCGGCGCCCTGGCTGCGGCGGCCAAGAACCTGCGGACCGCCACCCGGGACCTGGATCTGGTGCGGGCCAAAATTTTTGCCGGGCTTGGCAACCCGTTGGCGGCAAAAGAAGCCCTGAAAGAGGAATTGCGGTACTTCCCGGACAACGAACCGGCCCGGGCCATGCTCGCCGCCCTGGAAGCCGGGATGCCGGGCGGCATTCCGGAGCTTGATCCTGATCTGGCCGCAATCCTGCCGATCATTCAGCCGTACACCATGGTCGGCCTGCCCCGCCTGGCCTCGTTGTTTTACTTGGCCAAACGGGCCTGCCAGAGGGATATCCCTGGGGATTTCGCCGAATGCGGCGTGGCCGCCGGCGGGACCAGCGCCCTGCTGGCCTATGCGATCAAACAGTACAGCCAACGCCCCAGACGGCTGTACTGCTTCGACACCTTCTCGGGCATGCCCGATCCGAGTCCGCAGGACCTGCACGCCGGCCAGGAGGCCAATGCCACGGGCTGGGGAGCCGGCACCTGCGCCGCGCCCGAGGCCAGCCTGCGCGAAGTCTGCCGCCGCCTCGGGGTGGAAGACCTCATTGCCCCGTTTCCCGGCTTGTTCAAGGACACGCTGCCAGTCGTCGCGCCGACCATGACCGGTCTGGCCCTGCTGCATATGGATGGGGACTGGTACGAATCCACCCGGGACATCCTGGTCAACCTCTACGATCTGGTGGCCGCAGACGCCCTGATCCAGGTGGATGACTACGGCTATTGGGAAGGATGCGACCAGGCCTTGGCCGAATTTTTTGCCAAGCGGCAGGAGCACATGGCCTTGCGGCGCATTCCCGGCGGCGTGGGCGCCGTCCTGGCCAAGTCCGGGACCAAACGGTCAGGCAGCTAA
- a CDS encoding glycosyltransferase, whose product MTPHRPHHPPEANTKRWLLNLGCGGTHHPAWTNIDFTPMPPDVLGYDLGREIPFPDNTFQAVYHSHLLEHLPKRTAPLFLAQCLRVLQPGGVLRLAVPDLEGIARAYLATVDGLEHGQPEAEDRHAWMVVELVDQLTRHVSGGEMLQFWRQQPMPAQDFVLSRIGAEARPAMAAAKDLPPSPDPALATPEAIGQFRRSGECHLWMYDRFSLRRLLEETGFTDIRVVPASVSDIPDFADYQLDVEADGRTRKPDSLFMEARKPDAPDAPGLRVAQYCMQHTGGAGSAALRLHQGLQAIAANTFLYVSKSAQPCPGVAVIPAAPGQALTRDETGQSLIHAQWPAFLQRNKALLAHYPQRPPYLEMFSGSETAGRISDIPAMELTDIHHLHWIGGTVDICGDTAFLKGRPLVWTLHDMHPITGGCHYAGSCRGFERHCGSCPQLGSSDDADHSRREWLRKKAAYRELDITVVCPSRWLAQEVQKSSLLGKKPVHVIPNGVPTDVFKPLQRTLIRQHLGLGAEDFVLIFGADAMATRRKGLAELLAALHQLSAGNNASRLVLLTFGSHEGLDPAALPCRSLNLGRLGTPMELALAYNAADCLLVPSLEDNLPNVVLEAMACGVPVAGFATGGIPDMVEDGTTGRLAPTGDAQALARCIADLRDLPARQQALCRLQCRETVLSRFTLMAQARAYSDLYRRVLEARR is encoded by the coding sequence ATGACGCCGCACCGGCCACACCACCCGCCCGAGGCGAACACGAAGCGTTGGCTGCTCAATCTCGGCTGCGGCGGCACGCACCACCCGGCGTGGACGAACATCGATTTCACCCCGATGCCGCCGGATGTGTTGGGCTACGACCTGGGTCGGGAAATTCCGTTTCCGGACAACACCTTTCAGGCTGTCTATCATTCCCACCTCCTGGAGCATCTGCCCAAGCGAACGGCCCCCCTGTTTTTGGCGCAATGCTTGCGGGTGTTGCAGCCGGGAGGCGTGTTGCGCCTGGCCGTGCCAGACCTGGAAGGCATTGCCCGGGCCTATCTGGCGACCGTGGACGGGCTGGAACACGGCCAGCCGGAAGCCGAAGACCGGCATGCCTGGATGGTGGTGGAACTGGTTGACCAGCTGACGCGGCATGTTTCGGGCGGCGAGATGCTGCAGTTTTGGCGGCAGCAACCGATGCCGGCCCAGGACTTTGTCCTGTCCCGCATTGGGGCCGAGGCCCGCCCGGCCATGGCTGCGGCCAAGGACCTGCCCCCCTCGCCGGATCCCGCCCTGGCCACGCCCGAGGCAATCGGACAATTTCGGCGTTCCGGCGAGTGCCACCTGTGGATGTACGATCGGTTTTCCTTGCGCCGGCTGTTGGAGGAGACGGGATTTACCGATATTCGCGTCGTTCCCGCGTCGGTCTCCGACATTCCCGATTTTGCCGACTATCAGCTCGACGTCGAAGCCGACGGCCGGACCCGCAAGCCGGATTCACTGTTTATGGAGGCCCGCAAACCGGACGCGCCGGACGCGCCGGGCCTGCGGGTGGCGCAGTACTGCATGCAGCATACCGGCGGGGCCGGCAGCGCCGCCCTGCGGCTGCACCAGGGCTTGCAAGCCATCGCGGCCAACACCTTTCTCTACGTCTCCAAGAGCGCCCAGCCCTGTCCCGGCGTCGCCGTCATCCCGGCCGCGCCGGGACAGGCCCTGACCCGGGACGAGACCGGACAAAGCCTCATCCACGCCCAATGGCCGGCCTTTCTCCAGCGCAACAAGGCCCTGCTGGCCCACTATCCGCAGCGCCCGCCGTATCTTGAAATGTTTTCCGGGTCCGAGACTGCCGGGCGCATATCCGATATTCCCGCCATGGAATTGACGGACATCCACCACCTGCACTGGATCGGCGGCACAGTGGATATTTGCGGCGACACGGCCTTTCTCAAGGGCCGGCCCCTGGTGTGGACCCTGCACGACATGCACCCCATAACCGGCGGCTGCCACTACGCCGGTTCCTGTCGGGGCTTCGAACGCCATTGCGGCAGCTGCCCCCAGCTGGGTTCCTCCGACGACGCCGACCATTCCCGTCGGGAATGGCTGCGGAAAAAGGCCGCCTACCGGGAACTGGACATCACCGTTGTCTGCCCCAGCCGCTGGCTGGCCCAAGAGGTGCAAAAAAGCAGTCTTCTTGGCAAAAAACCCGTCCACGTCATCCCCAACGGCGTGCCCACGGATGTTTTCAAGCCCTTGCAGCGCACCCTGATCCGCCAGCATCTGGGTCTCGGGGCTGAGGACTTTGTCCTCATTTTTGGCGCGGACGCCATGGCCACGCGCCGCAAAGGCCTGGCCGAACTGCTCGCCGCCCTGCACCAGCTCAGCGCCGGCAACAACGCTTCCCGGCTCGTCCTGTTGACTTTCGGTTCGCATGAAGGCCTGGACCCGGCAGCGCTGCCCTGTCGCAGCCTCAACCTGGGACGGCTGGGCACGCCCATGGAACTGGCCCTGGCCTACAACGCGGCGGACTGCCTGCTTGTCCCGTCCCTGGAAGACAATCTGCCAAACGTGGTGCTGGAGGCCATGGCCTGCGGCGTCCCGGTGGCCGGCTTCGCCACCGGAGGGATTCCTGACATGGTGGAAGACGGCACAACCGGCCGGCTGGCCCCCACCGGAGACGCCCAGGCGCTGGCCCGGTGCATTGCCGACCTGCGCGACCTGCCGGCCAGGCAGCAGGCGCTTTGCCGTCTCCAGTGCCGGGAAACCGTCCTGTCCCGCTTCACGCTCATGGCCCAGGCCCGGGCCTACAGCGACCTGTACCGTCGCGTGCTGGAAGCGCGGCGCTGA
- a CDS encoding glycosyltransferase produces MLMPFPGAVRGKKSSLPAPTPVVGPGSFGPLAWPTWRDFSQLAQAYAEELYGYPIDVRRSAMPCLQELLCYAFIRQNVPGGARLLAVGGGRSRVLAALAPDYECWCIDAFDGVGGSAAAMPLGYGYKMLADAMGHGNPLLPAASFDFVFSIAGPGHRRPESESALRSVFEDMRRVAKPGSYALYCLDYVRREGTSSAGEGARLYRAASEFFEPVTAFTAVEDIYSTRLYALPEKPYNEFVLPVTRQKMSDFGDIFSCNALFQTPQAAPRPHHIPSGPHPLSVSVPEKRLPRLHLVTPCHNDRAFIEHTISSVVSQKGHFYLHYHVEDGGSTDGTPDLLRQWEQDIASGASPIRCAGIAFSWDSAPDVGRYDALNHVLARQAADEDFVGWLAADAFLIPGALAAVAEVAALCPNVEWVLGQGLFIRENGEVEQYDPETRYPREVAAAGLCDGQLWQSIPQAGTFWRAALWRRAGGFDPRLADAAAWDLWRRFADAAVPFQILAPLGACLQREGRTADAATASREAIDRLLPAGERRARLEALQHSGRMTVRCIEPSPAGELRNLTAPEGRQPQSGKDFFADMYGNREALRTFCRQRSRELAGRGDCGTPLFSVVTPSYNQAQYIEETIMAALLQGEDRFEHIIMDGGSTDGTVELLAHYPHLQWTSEKDRGQTHALNKALALARGDIVAWINSDDYYTPNAFAAVANAFSAPGVTMALGGCLWIYEGTDNVRLVPGRTIGFQEMIRYWNDLTPPPQPALFFRRSLLDAVGYFDENLHLTMDYDFWLRTTGQGERIIGLEALLAIYRFHGGSKSGNQDDWRPFYAEWHHCYQRYRSFAAALPPSPLLTVALPWGVPSFDQERRVRDFLERATGDKFRDMEVLIVADAQHPVPDSLLRDLPVPGRIVCAATVTPEIFLRQAYGSARGAIIWFPSLHETLENKWFMRPLNLLLDDKDRPYADVPAAIGPASHSFLPEKSAITCQRFYRLA; encoded by the coding sequence ATGCTCATGCCCTTTCCCGGAGCGGTCCGGGGAAAAAAATCCAGCCTCCCGGCCCCGACCCCCGTTGTCGGGCCGGGCTCCTTCGGACCGCTCGCCTGGCCGACCTGGCGGGATTTTTCCCAATTGGCCCAGGCCTATGCGGAAGAGCTCTATGGCTATCCCATCGATGTGCGCCGCAGCGCCATGCCATGCCTGCAGGAATTGCTGTGTTACGCCTTCATCCGCCAAAATGTGCCGGGCGGCGCACGCCTCCTGGCGGTCGGAGGCGGCCGGTCCCGGGTGCTGGCCGCCTTGGCCCCGGACTACGAGTGCTGGTGCATTGATGCCTTTGACGGCGTCGGCGGCAGCGCCGCAGCCATGCCCTTGGGCTATGGCTACAAGATGCTTGCGGACGCCATGGGCCACGGCAATCCGCTGTTGCCGGCGGCCTCCTTTGATTTTGTCTTCTCCATCGCCGGCCCGGGACACCGCCGCCCGGAGTCGGAGAGTGCCCTGCGCTCGGTCTTTGAGGACATGAGGCGGGTGGCCAAGCCCGGTTCCTACGCCCTTTACTGCCTGGACTATGTCCGCCGGGAAGGGACTTCTTCCGCCGGCGAGGGAGCGCGCCTGTATCGCGCCGCTTCGGAGTTCTTTGAGCCTGTCACGGCATTTACAGCGGTTGAAGACATCTATTCGACGCGCCTGTATGCCCTGCCGGAGAAACCGTACAACGAATTCGTGCTTCCGGTGACCCGACAAAAAATGTCCGATTTCGGCGATATTTTTTCCTGCAATGCCTTGTTCCAGACGCCGCAAGCCGCACCCCGGCCGCACCATATCCCTTCAGGCCCGCACCCCCTGTCGGTGTCGGTTCCTGAAAAGCGGCTTCCCCGCCTCCATCTGGTCACACCGTGCCACAATGACCGGGCCTTCATCGAGCACACCATTTCGAGTGTTGTCAGCCAGAAAGGCCATTTTTATCTCCACTACCACGTAGAGGACGGCGGCTCGACCGACGGCACACCGGACCTGCTACGCCAATGGGAGCAGGATATTGCCAGCGGCGCCAGCCCCATCCGGTGCGCCGGCATCGCCTTTTCCTGGGACAGCGCCCCTGATGTCGGCCGGTATGACGCCCTGAACCACGTGCTGGCCAGACAGGCGGCGGATGAGGACTTTGTCGGCTGGCTCGCTGCCGACGCCTTCCTCATCCCCGGCGCGTTGGCCGCCGTAGCCGAAGTTGCCGCCCTGTGTCCGAATGTCGAATGGGTCCTGGGCCAGGGGCTTTTTATCCGGGAAAACGGCGAGGTGGAGCAATACGATCCCGAGACGCGCTACCCGCGCGAAGTGGCGGCGGCCGGCCTGTGCGACGGGCAGCTCTGGCAGTCCATCCCCCAGGCCGGGACCTTCTGGCGCGCCGCCCTCTGGCGTCGGGCGGGAGGCTTCGACCCCCGCCTCGCCGACGCCGCCGCGTGGGACCTGTGGCGGCGTTTTGCCGACGCCGCCGTGCCCTTTCAAATCCTGGCCCCGCTGGGAGCCTGCCTCCAACGAGAGGGCCGGACAGCCGACGCCGCCACGGCCTCCCGGGAGGCAATCGACCGCCTGCTCCCCGCCGGGGAACGCCGCGCCCGCCTGGAAGCCTTGCAACACAGCGGCCGGATGACGGTTCGCTGCATCGAGCCGTCGCCCGCCGGGGAACTGCGCAACCTGACCGCGCCCGAGGGCCGCCAGCCCCAGTCAGGCAAGGACTTTTTCGCCGACATGTACGGCAACCGCGAGGCCTTGCGGACCTTTTGCCGGCAACGCAGCCGGGAGCTGGCCGGCCGGGGAGACTGCGGGACGCCGCTTTTTTCCGTGGTCACGCCCTCGTACAATCAGGCCCAATACATTGAAGAGACCATCATGGCCGCGCTGCTCCAGGGCGAGGACCGGTTTGAACATATCATCATGGACGGCGGATCCACGGACGGCACCGTGGAGCTTCTGGCGCACTATCCCCATCTGCAATGGACCTCGGAAAAAGACCGCGGCCAGACCCATGCCCTGAACAAGGCCCTGGCCCTGGCCCGGGGCGACATCGTTGCCTGGATCAATTCCGACGACTATTACACGCCAAACGCGTTTGCCGCTGTCGCCAACGCCTTTTCCGCTCCCGGCGTGACCATGGCCCTGGGCGGTTGCCTGTGGATCTACGAAGGGACAGACAACGTCAGGCTCGTTCCCGGGCGAACTATTGGATTCCAAGAGATGATTCGCTATTGGAACGATCTGACGCCGCCGCCCCAGCCAGCCCTTTTTTTCCGTCGCAGTTTACTTGACGCTGTTGGTTACTTCGATGAAAATTTACATCTGACTATGGATTATGACTTCTGGCTCAGGACAACCGGACAAGGCGAGCGCATCATTGGCCTTGAGGCGTTACTGGCCATCTATCGTTTCCACGGCGGCTCCAAGAGCGGGAATCAGGATGACTGGCGTCCATTTTATGCCGAATGGCACCACTGTTACCAGCGGTATCGATCATTTGCCGCAGCCTTGCCGCCAAGCCCGTTGCTCACGGTGGCGCTTCCCTGGGGAGTGCCGTCGTTTGATCAAGAACGTCGCGTGCGGGATTTTCTCGAACGGGCCACTGGCGACAAGTTTCGGGACATGGAAGTGCTCATCGTCGCCGATGCCCAACATCCAGTGCCTGACTCGTTGCTCCGCGATCTGCCCGTTCCGGGACGGATCGTTTGTGCTGCCACGGTTACTCCAGAAATTTTCCTGCGTCAGGCCTACGGGTCCGCGCGCGGGGCCATCATTTGGTTTCCTTCCCTGCATGAAACTCTTGAAAACAAGTGGTTCATGCGACCGTTGAATCTGCTGTTAGATGACAAGGACAGGCCTTACGCCGACGTGCCTGCCGCCATCGGCCCGGCCAGCCACAGCTTTTTGCCGGAGAAAAGCGCCATAACCTGCCAGAGATTTTATCGATTGGCATGA
- a CDS encoding glycosyltransferase family 2 protein has translation MPDSAKSPNGQLKLSVIIPTCNRADIIVENLRCLSRQLLPADHYEVLVGDDASADDTFARLQGERTPYALRLFRMDERSGPGKVRNRLIAEAKAEKLVILNDDALLAASGLAMHEEVLEMTRGRNIAVLGKFSFPEDFQQTVMGCLLEHTNLSFRYPLMEPHSLYGAMGFYSCNLGIYKSAVVEAGGFDEGLPGTGAEDIELGDRLAKRGHMVLYIDECLAIHEHRLTIHDFCRAQIGRGAGGVLRPFNQPELVFHYDDIDPDALARLRQELPKAQAAVTALADAVHALHLRSRPDASIVLGTEIPWRDEPLRYSSHTLWRLDAAGMAKEAQQALREVTSLHLLKKLKPQALGALFQVCSLLKWYYDTIGVAQSPWIDAFAADTPRRKLSRG, from the coding sequence ATGCCGGATTCTGCCAAGTCACCAAACGGACAATTGAAACTTTCCGTCATTATCCCGACCTGCAACCGGGCCGACATCATCGTCGAGAACCTCCGTTGCCTGTCGCGGCAACTGTTGCCGGCGGACCACTACGAAGTCCTGGTTGGCGACGACGCCTCTGCCGACGATACCTTTGCCCGCCTGCAGGGGGAACGCACGCCCTATGCCTTGCGTCTGTTCCGCATGGATGAGCGCAGCGGTCCGGGCAAGGTCAGGAATCGGCTCATTGCCGAGGCAAAGGCCGAAAAACTGGTTATTTTAAATGACGACGCCCTGCTTGCGGCCAGCGGTCTGGCCATGCACGAGGAAGTGCTGGAGATGACGCGCGGCCGCAATATCGCGGTGCTGGGCAAATTTTCCTTTCCTGAGGATTTTCAGCAGACGGTCATGGGGTGCCTGCTCGAACACACCAATCTCTCCTTTCGCTATCCGCTCATGGAACCGCATTCCCTTTACGGAGCCATGGGGTTTTATTCCTGCAATCTCGGCATCTATAAATCCGCAGTGGTCGAGGCGGGCGGCTTTGACGAAGGTTTGCCCGGAACAGGGGCCGAAGACATCGAGCTTGGCGATCGGCTGGCCAAGCGCGGCCATATGGTGCTTTACATCGACGAGTGTCTGGCCATCCATGAGCACCGGCTCACCATCCACGATTTCTGCCGCGCCCAGATCGGCCGGGGAGCCGGAGGGGTCCTTCGCCCCTTCAACCAACCCGAACTGGTCTTTCATTACGACGACATCGACCCGGACGCCCTGGCGCGTCTTCGCCAGGAGCTGCCCAAGGCCCAGGCGGCCGTCACGGCCCTGGCCGATGCGGTCCACGCCCTCCATCTGCGCTCCAGGCCCGATGCCTCCATCGTCCTTGGGACGGAGATCCCCTGGCGCGATGAACCGTTGCGCTACAGCTCCCACACCCTGTGGCGTCTGGACGCCGCCGGCATGGCCAAGGAAGCCCAGCAAGCCCTGCGTGAGGTCACAAGCCTGCACTTGCTCAAAAAATTGAAGCCGCAGGCGCTTGGCGCGCTGTTTCAGGTTTGCTCTTTGCTCAAATGGTATTACGACACGATTGGCGTGGCACAGTCGCCCTGGATCGATGCCTTTGCCGCTGACACGCCGCGCCGGAAGCTGTCCCGGGGCTAG
- a CDS encoding radical SAM/SPASM domain-containing protein, which translates to MLLKIMTQFPTTYTLETVLGCNLRCPECAVGGGLVKRKYGQMRLEQYLTLAEKIRPYVQYLYLHLWGEPLLNKNIFAMLRHAGQFTRTNISTNANQFDKTTAKDLIQSGVSDIIVSIDGVTQAVYEKYRRRGDVSKAIRGLFWLAKYNAGRATPATITPQFIVFEHNQHEQEAFARLCAEIGLTPSFKAPYLRPGSMLKATGLPGLTRVAATDPQARCQAMRACPNVRDVLTVHLDGRVVACCYDHNGATGFGNLYEQSLEEIWLSPGYREFRQRVLDGRPDAFCTQECLLY; encoded by the coding sequence TTGCTTCTCAAAATTATGACCCAATTCCCCACGACATACACCCTTGAGACCGTGCTTGGCTGCAACCTCCGCTGCCCGGAATGCGCCGTTGGCGGCGGGCTGGTCAAGCGCAAGTACGGCCAGATGCGCCTGGAGCAGTACCTGACGCTGGCGGAGAAAATCCGTCCCTATGTACAGTATCTGTACCTGCACTTGTGGGGTGAACCGCTCCTGAACAAAAATATTTTCGCCATGCTGCGCCACGCCGGCCAGTTCACCCGCACCAATATCAGCACCAATGCCAATCAGTTTGACAAGACAACGGCCAAGGACCTGATCCAAAGCGGCGTTTCGGACATCATTGTCTCCATCGACGGGGTCACCCAGGCCGTCTACGAAAAATATCGCCGTCGCGGCGATGTGAGCAAAGCCATCCGGGGCCTGTTTTGGCTCGCCAAATACAATGCCGGCCGGGCAACGCCGGCAACCATCACGCCGCAATTCATCGTCTTCGAGCACAATCAGCACGAACAAGAGGCCTTTGCCCGGCTCTGTGCGGAAATCGGCCTGACGCCCAGTTTCAAGGCCCCGTACCTCCGACCGGGCTCAATGCTCAAGGCCACGGGCCTGCCCGGCCTGACCCGCGTGGCCGCCACGGATCCCCAGGCCCGTTGCCAGGCCATGCGGGCCTGTCCCAATGTGCGCGACGTGCTGACCGTGCACCTCGACGGCCGGGTCGTGGCCTGCTGCTATGACCACAACGGGGCCACTGGTTTTGGGAATCTCTACGAGCAGAGCCTGGAGGAGATCTGGCTCTCGCCTGGCTACCGGGAGTTCCGTCAGCGGGTCCTCGACGGGCGTCCGGACGCCTTTTGCACCCAGGAGTGCCTGCTCTACTAG